Within Parabacteroides pacaensis, the genomic segment TGGGCGTAAATATATTTCTTTTTCGTAATGATTTCAGCCATTTCTTGATCTTCAGTAATACCGTATGGCCTTTTATCTTTTGTTAGAAAGTCTCCGTGAAAATCAAGAAAGCAAAACGGATTTACTTCTTTTTGGTGGGAATTATAAGAATAAATTGTATCTATATTATCCGGGAAAATAAATAAATCATTAAAGTTTGTATCCGTTGCATATAGATTGCCAGGAGAATATGGCCATTCACAATTTCCCCATTTGGGTAAAAATAATTTGTTTATAGATTTGAGATCAGTCAAAGCCATAAAGTATCCTTCAATACTTCCTCGTTCGTTACATGTTCCTCCTGAGTAAATTAGAAAATCTTGGTGATTAACCGGTATAATATTTGCACAAGGAAAAGGCAAGGATACCCTGTTAATAGGGGTACCGTCCGGTTTAAATTTATTAATTATCTTATATCGGCTAATAACCCATAATTCTTCCGGATTCGGTACGATTGTCATCGAATGTACAAGAAGCGCATCCGATAAAGAAAGTTCTTTTACGAATTGCCCTGACTTTTTGAAAATGACCACTTTATTTCCGGCAATTGTCCTACCCATTATATAAAAGTAATCTTTATAAGAAGTCATAGTTATGCCATAATCAAAACAATTCTTTTCTAGTTTGATACAAGAAATATTCTTTATCAAACTATCAAAACTGATCGATTCATAATGTGCCATATCAATTTTGGTAATATCATCTTTTCCGCGACAAAAGAGGGAAGAGACGATAAAAAAGGTCAACAATAGGCTTGCTTTCATTTTTTTAGAATATTCATTAGAATGGAATGCCATAAAGTCCTCTTCCAAACGAAGTTTAAGTACTATCCATATTGTTTTTACTTTTGCGATCATTTCTAACATCTTAATATACTATAGTTTGTAATCTCACTTATTGCACTAAGTGCTAA encodes:
- a CDS encoding 6-bladed beta-propeller; the protein is MLEMIAKVKTIWIVLKLRLEEDFMAFHSNEYSKKMKASLLLTFFIVSSLFCRGKDDITKIDMAHYESISFDSLIKNISCIKLEKNCFDYGITMTSYKDYFYIMGRTIAGNKVVIFKKSGQFVKELSLSDALLVHSMTIVPNPEELWVISRYKIINKFKPDGTPINRVSLPFPCANIIPVNHQDFLIYSGGTCNERGSIEGYFMALTDLKSINKLFLPKWGNCEWPYSPGNLYATDTNFNDLFIFPDNIDTIYSYNSHQKEVNPFCFLDFHGDFLTKDKRPYGITEDQEMAEIITKKKYIYAHSSFNQASGKLFFKLLGKREDFCAINLTNNSLYSFHRLFDNFTPQTDNPFIGSDGKNLYLLVQEKELARHYLNIKCTYPAIRELLPSLSVDSNNWILLAIEIKE